The following proteins are encoded in a genomic region of Tenebrio molitor chromosome 7, icTenMoli1.1, whole genome shotgun sequence:
- the Mocs1 gene encoding molybdenum cofactor biosynthesis protein 1 isoform X1, with amino-acid sequence MFRFYVKNLVKASRRSFSVEAIQNKGSVKINEQAENPLTDLFGRHHTYLRISLSERCNLRCQYCMPAEGVKLTPNDKILTSDEIIHLARLFVNEGVTKIRLTGGEPTVRRDLVSIIGNLKQIKGLEAVAMTTNGLTLTRQLVALQRAGLDILNISLDTLKPDRYEFITRRKGWERAMMGIDLALQLGYNPVKINCVIMKGFNDDEVLDFVSFTKDKNVDVRFIEYMPFTGNKWEFNKMVSYKDMVTTIKKEFPNFHSLENGPNDTSKAWKVPDYQGQIGFITSMSEHFCGSCNRLRVTADGNLKVCLFGNTEISLRDALRSGCSEDDLVALINAAVKRKRKQHAVHFHQHSTRNLKIPYTFPTTKIPFLFTPRTTQASVRTYSTNEPPEKLSHINPEGKAIMVDVTSKPDTIRTASARGIVRINYTTAELIKQATVKKGDVLSVAQLAGIMGAKKTSELIPLCHNIPLTKVDVDVKLDYEKKQIEIKATARSTGKTGVEMEALTAVSVAALTVYDMCKAVTHDIVISEISLMSKSGGKSDNFQKRPIVLRETGEPLDDTEIRVGLI; translated from the exons atgttccgATTTTATGTGAAAAATTTAGTGAAAGCAAGTCGTCGATCTTTTTCGGTTGAAGCCATCCAAAATAAAGGCAGCGTAAAG ATAAATGAACAAGCAGAAAACCCACTAACAGACTTATTCGGAAGGCACCACACATATCTAAGAATATCGTTAAGTGAACGATGCAATTTAAGAT GTCAGTATTGTATGCCCGCGGAGGGCGTAAAACTCACCCCAAACGACAAAATTTTAACCTCAGATGAAATCATTCACTTAGCCCGTCTATTTGTGAATGAAGGAGTGACCAAAATCAGACTAACAGGAGGTGAACCCACTGTTCGAAGGGATCTAGTCTCAATAATAG GtaatttgaaacaaattaaaggACTTGAAGCAGTAGCAATGACGACCAACGGTTTAACTCTAACTCGACAATTAGTAGCTTTACAAAGAGCAGGCCTAGATATACTCAACATTAGTCTTGACACGCTTAAACCTGACAGATACGAATTCATCACAAGACGGAAAGGATGGGAGCGGGCTATGATGGGCATCGATTTAGCCCTCCAGTTGGGCTACAAccctgtcaaaattaattgcgtGATAATGAAAG gcTTCAACGATGACGAAGTTTTAGATTTTGTAAGTTTCACAAAGGACAAAAATGTGGACGTGAGATTTATCGagtatatgccgttcacgggAAACAAATGggaatttaacaaaatggtgtcttacaAAGACATGGTGACTACcattaaaaaagaatttccCAACTTCCACTCCCTAGAAAATGGACCGAACGACACATCTAAA GCCTGGAAAGTTCCAGATTATCAAGGGCAAATCGGTTTCATAACGTCGATGAGCGAACACTTCTGCGGGTCTTGCAACAGGCTGAGGGTAACTGCTGATGGCAACTTGAAAGTTTGTTTATTTGGAAATACCGAAATCTCGTTACGGGATGCGTTGCGTAGTGGGTGTAGCGAAGACGACTTAGTAGCGCTCATTAATGCAGCAGTAAAAAGGAAACGAAAACAGCATGCAG TACATTTTCATCAACATTCGACACGCAATTTGAAAATTCCCTATACCTTCCCCACAACAAAAATCCCCTTCCTTTTCACCCCCAGAACAACTCAAGCCTCTGTCCGAACATACTCGACGAACGAACCCCCCGAAAAACTCAGTCACATCAACCCTGAAGGCAAAGCGATTATGGTGGACGTTACCAGTAAACCTGACACCATCAGAACGGCATCGGCACGTGGAATAGTCCGCATTAATTACACAACGGCCGAGTTGATCAAACAAGCTACCGTTAAAAAGGGTGACGTTCTTAGCGTAGCGCAACTGGCAGGCATCATGGGCGCTAAGAAGACCTCCGAACTCATTCCGTTGTGTCACAACATTCCTCTGACCAAAGTCGACGTAGACGTCAAACTCGACTacgaaaagaaacaaatcGAAATTAAGGCAACTGCCCGTTCTACGGGAAAAACGGGCGTCGAAATGGAGGCCTTGACGGCTGTCAGTGTTGCCGCTTTGACGGTCTACGACATGTGCAAAGCTGTCACTCATGACATCGTCATCAGCGAGATTTCGCTGATGAGCAAAAGCGGGGGTAAAAGCGACAACTTCCAGAAACGACCAATCGTACTACGCGAAACTGGTGAACCACTCGATGACACTGAAATACGAGTCGGCCTCATCTGA
- the Mocs1 gene encoding molybdenum cofactor biosynthesis protein 1 isoform X2: MFRFYVKNLVKASRRSFSVEAIQNKGSVKINEQAENPLTDLFGRHHTYLRISLSERCNLRCQYCMPAEGVKLTPNDKILTSDEIIHLARLFVNEGVTKIRLTGGEPTVRRDLVSIIGNLKQIKGLEAVAMTTNGLTLTRQLVALQRAGLDILNISLDTLKPDRYEFITRRKGWERAMMGIDLALQLGYNPVKINCVIMKGFNDDEVLDFVSFTKDKNVDVRFIEYMPFTGNKWEFNKMVSYKDMVTTIKKEFPNFHSLENGPNDTSKAWKVPDYQGQIGFITSMSEHFCGSCNRLRVTADGNLKVCLFGNTEISLRDALRSGCSEDDLVALINAAVKRKRKQHAGMLNLSHMENRPMILIGG, translated from the exons atgttccgATTTTATGTGAAAAATTTAGTGAAAGCAAGTCGTCGATCTTTTTCGGTTGAAGCCATCCAAAATAAAGGCAGCGTAAAG ATAAATGAACAAGCAGAAAACCCACTAACAGACTTATTCGGAAGGCACCACACATATCTAAGAATATCGTTAAGTGAACGATGCAATTTAAGAT GTCAGTATTGTATGCCCGCGGAGGGCGTAAAACTCACCCCAAACGACAAAATTTTAACCTCAGATGAAATCATTCACTTAGCCCGTCTATTTGTGAATGAAGGAGTGACCAAAATCAGACTAACAGGAGGTGAACCCACTGTTCGAAGGGATCTAGTCTCAATAATAG GtaatttgaaacaaattaaaggACTTGAAGCAGTAGCAATGACGACCAACGGTTTAACTCTAACTCGACAATTAGTAGCTTTACAAAGAGCAGGCCTAGATATACTCAACATTAGTCTTGACACGCTTAAACCTGACAGATACGAATTCATCACAAGACGGAAAGGATGGGAGCGGGCTATGATGGGCATCGATTTAGCCCTCCAGTTGGGCTACAAccctgtcaaaattaattgcgtGATAATGAAAG gcTTCAACGATGACGAAGTTTTAGATTTTGTAAGTTTCACAAAGGACAAAAATGTGGACGTGAGATTTATCGagtatatgccgttcacgggAAACAAATGggaatttaacaaaatggtgtcttacaAAGACATGGTGACTACcattaaaaaagaatttccCAACTTCCACTCCCTAGAAAATGGACCGAACGACACATCTAAA GCCTGGAAAGTTCCAGATTATCAAGGGCAAATCGGTTTCATAACGTCGATGAGCGAACACTTCTGCGGGTCTTGCAACAGGCTGAGGGTAACTGCTGATGGCAACTTGAAAGTTTGTTTATTTGGAAATACCGAAATCTCGTTACGGGATGCGTTGCGTAGTGGGTGTAGCGAAGACGACTTAGTAGCGCTCATTAATGCAGCAGTAAAAAGGAAACGAAAACAGCATGCAG GCATGCTGAATCTTTCTCATATGGAAAATCGTCCAATGATTCTTATTGGTGGCTAA
- the defl gene encoding integrator complex subunit 7 produces the protein MLSVRVNTFNENGLGEPEQDANSALTELDKGLRSGKVGEQCEAIVRFPKLFEKYPFPILINASLLKLADVFRMGNNFLRLCVLRVCQQSEKHLDKISSVDEFVRRIYSVIHSNDPIARAVTLRTFGAVAAIIPERQQVHHSIRSSLDSHDNVEVEAAIYAAIQFAAQSKTFAVSMCNKVSDMIQGQSTPASMKLQLIPILQYMHHDTNTAAMVRTLCISLLPSYPAQDFVLVTLNTLTQLATATLVDVPSQVNLLLKYLRNDPRWEVKSKCLQFLYQLAKPGAHLWPPGATDNIIDFTLHAHQPKVLTLALGVIQVLTESPRMCHDYRDSSSKLRELCTKNCYSPQPTVAVQSIQILTQILCYCYKEKIETEGADEVISSLETLILLLTFSNDKHPEQLKLALKCAVRLCESKKEHCETFVELLGTRLDNIHSDCTIIICETLGAIGGLKPDTLLSLLVNILNLLRALSEIESPTAQQIRIKIMLCTLVFQTMSDYTWNEETESAIYCVVENNNLWANYCIARAAVRYGHHKIAHKIFSQLTEQVSSEHFHFWLVCLKEMSEAESHLLSCDDILVNRLEKSIIHYNKAVAALKAASTPSHNLQFQAEYMRIRTEFLQCLIQLIYTCNTLCIVPPPAIAATIVQNTRDEYQRHGYITNQLRKCVKEFRNCGDLYWKLYQTAFDADPATLENMQILQQMCVLVEQGVESVCVNGAKLRDEPIEFGSQNVRLESQQLVKGCCNALKIAHAVVEDSTMTTITHRHVELIKKMAEVLSNASLPIPRYFFQVLQSTSVKLAISPQPRVMGEFISVQANSQLAVKVEGVIQHGIKPGLFRKIEEVVVTVTSQIQNSSKNKELDNKNLEQSSVLTQAVTPHKDFFTAQFLLAFPKGGQYLLVVEASVVDEDSNTWKTGPRSTLTVKVPEEAKLTPITVPGMASNANVILMPEDNLFIRPHQKKP, from the exons ATGTTAAGTGTCCGTGTGAAtacttttaatgaaaatgggCTCGGAGAGCCGGAACAAGACGCAAATTCAGCCTTGACGGAACTCGATAAAG gtcTTCGCTCTGGGAAAGTTGGCGAACAATGCGAAGCCATCGTTCGGTTCCCAAAACTATTCGAAAAATATCCATTCCCCATATTAATAAATGCCTCACTACTAAAACTTGCAGATGTATTTCGAATGGG aaacaattttttacgaTTGTGCGTTTTACGAGTTTGCCAACAAAGCGAGAAACATTTAGACAAAATTTCAAGCGTTGATGAATTCGTCAGGAgaatatacagtgtgattcACAGTAACGATCCAATAGCACGCGCCGTCACTCTCAGAACTTTTGGTGCCGTCGCTGCTATCATTCCAGAACGACAGCAAGTGCACCACAGCATAAGAAGTAGTTTAGACTCTCATGATAATGTTGAAGTTGAGGCGGCAATTTACGCCGCTATTCAGTTTGCAGCACAGTCAAA aACGTTTGCCGTTAGTATGTGCAACAAAGTGTCAGATATGATTCAGGGACAGTCTACTCCAGCCAGTATGAAATTGCAATTGATCCCAATCTTGCAATACATGCATCACGACACAAATACTGCTGCCATGGTTAGGACTTTATGCATTAGTTTGTTGCCAAGTTATCCCGCTCAAGATTTTGTATTAGTAACACTCAACACTCTTACCCAGTTGGCAACAGCCACTCTGGTGGATGTTCCAAGTCAA GTGAActtacttttaaaatatttacgtaATGACCCGAGATGGGAAGTGAAATCAAAGTGTTTGCAGTTTCTGTACCAGCTAGCTAAACCAGGCGCACATTTGTGGCCTCCCGGGGCTACAGATAATATTATCGATTTCACTTTGCACGCGCATCAACCCAAAGTGTTAACACTAGCGTTAG GAGTTATTCAGGTTCTGACCGAATCTCCGCGGATGTGTCACGATTATCGCGACAGCAGCTCCAAGTTGAGGGAATTGTGTACTAAAAACTGTTACTCACCTCAGCCAACTGTTGCAGTACAGTCCATACAGATACTAACACAAATTTTATGTTATTG TTATAAGGAAAAGATTGAGACTGAAGGGGCGGATGAAGTGATTTCTTCTTTAGAGACTTTGATCCTTTTATTAACGTTCTCAAATGACAAACATCCTGAACAGTTGAAACTAGCACTGAAGTGTGCTGTCAGATTGTGCGAATCCAAGAAAGAACATTGTGAAACTTTCGTAGAATTGCTCGGCACTAGATTGGACAACATTCACA GCGATTGCACGATTATAATTTGCGAAACTCTCGGCGCAATTGGTGGATTAAAACCCGACACTCTTTTGTCTTTACTTGTCAACATATTAAATTTACTCCGTGCCCTTTCCGAAATCGAATCACCAACGGCTCAGCaaataagaataaaaatcATGTTGTGCACGTTAGTTTTCCAAACTATGTCTGATTACACTTGGAACGAAGAAACCGAAAGCGCTATCTATTGCGTCGTCGAAAACAACAATCTTTGGGCAAATTATTGTATTGCTAGGGCAGCTGTCAGATACGGACACCACAAAATAGCACACAAGATATTCAGTCAACTGACAGAACAAGTGAGTTCGGAACATTTCCACTTTTGGTTGGTTTGTCTGAAAGAAATGTCAGAAGCCGAGTCTCACTTACTCAGTTGTGATGACATTTTGGTCAACAGGTTGGAGAAGTCGATTATTCATTATAACAAAGCAGTTGCCGCTTTGAAG GCTGCAAGTACCCCATCCCACAACCTTCAATTCCAAGCTGAGTACATGCGGATTCGTACAGAATTTTTACAATGTCTCATTCAGCTAATTTACACTTGTAACACCCTGTGCATCGTCCCACCACCCGCCATTGCGGCAACCATTGTGCAGAATACACGCGACGAGTACCAGAGACACGGTTACATAACCAATCAGTTGAGGAAGTGTGTCAAAGAATTTAGGAACTGCGGTGACCTTTACTGGAAGCTTTATCAAACGGCGTTCGATGCCGATCCCGCAACTCTAGAAAACATGCAAAT TTTACAGCAGATGTGTGTTCTTGTGGAGCAAGGTGTGGAGAGTGTTTGTGTCAATGGTGCCAAACTTAGAGACGAACCAATCGAGTTTGGGTCTCAGAATGTGAGACTGGAGTCGCAACAGCTCGTCAAGGGTTGCTGCAACGCTTTGAAAATAGCGCACGCCGTAGTGGAGGATTCTACAATGACCACGATAACACACAGG CACGTCGAACTTATCAAGAAGATGGCTGAAGTATTATCGAATGCTTCGTTACCGATTCCACGGTATTTCTTCCAAGTGTTACAATCTACGAGTGTTAAATTAGCAATTTCTCCACAACCCCGAGTCATGGGGGAGTTTATCAGCGTGCAGGCCAATTCTCAGTTGGCGGTGAAGGTTGAGGGTGTGATACAACACGGTATAAAGCCGGGTTTGTTCAGAAAAATCGAAGAAGTTGTTGTGACGGTTACGTCTCAGATACAGAACAGTAGCAAAAACAAGGAATTGGATAACAAA aatttggaacaaagttCGGTGCTAACTCAAGCCGTAACCCCACATAAAGATTTCTTCACGGCTCAGTTTTTATTAGCGTTTCCCAAAGGTGGTCAGTATTTATTGGTGGTCGAAGCTTCAGTGGTCGACGAGGATAGCAACACGTGGAAAACAGGACCGAGGTCAACTTTGACAGTGAAAGTGCCAGAAGAGGCGAAACTGACTCCTATCACGGTTCCCGGTATGGCATCCAACGCGAATGT GATATTGATGCCCGAGGATAATCTTTTCATCAGGCCCCATCAGAAGAAACCCTAG
- the LOC138134742 gene encoding methylmalonic aciduria and homocystinuria type D homolog, mitochondrial-like isoform X2 has product MSIRNLSVLGRLSHKKINNALWSTRHFSRKTKNTEEPYVTIKSKRTVKNETRLARLDPNFELLASTTGFPFILPGNVGMAWYDTNTTAQSPYDFVMEQLDEPKTITDGDIICRIQSCPTVLRKDVYDLFPYRDLETSELSVVTISLKPNLKLLRKNNELETERMAQTFVITAKGVCDKLRNAGYWADFINPFSGRPYLYPTSGEKLYEADEKFRCLDFQIFDIQDCKIVSNEQDSSKRRFIGSLFTNAPSKKKHLNDIFTQF; this is encoded by the exons ATGTCAATCCGAAACTTGTCTGTCTTGGGAAGATTGtctcacaaaaaaattaacaatgcTCTTTGGTCAACCAGACATTTTTCcagaaaaactaaaaacacAGAAGAACCATACGTAACTATAAAATCAAAACGTACTGTCAAAA aTGAAACTAGATTGGCCCGTTTAGACCCGAATTTTGAACTTTTGGCGTCTACAACTggtttcccttttattttaccTGGTAATGTAGGGATGGCATGGTATGATACTAACACAACAGCACAATCACCATATGACTTTGTTATGGAACAATTAGATGAA CCTAAGACCATCACTGATGGGGATATAATATGCAGAATTCAGTCATGTCCAACTGTTTTACGTAAAGATGTCTATGATTTATTTCCTTATCGTGATCTTGAGACTTCAGAATTGTCAGTAGTAACAATTTcattaaaaccaaatttaaaattattgagaAAGAATAATGAACTTGAGACAGAGCGTATGGCTCAGACT tttgttaTCACTGCTAAAGGTGTGTGTGATAAATTGCGCAATGCAGGATATTGGGCTGATTTTATCAACCCTTTTTCTGGTAGGCCATATTTATATCCCACAAGTGGAGAGAAATTATATGAAGCAGATGAAAAATTTAGATGCTtagattttcaaatatttgacATACAGGATTgcaaaattgtttcaaatgAACAAGACTCTTCAAAAAGAAGATTTATAG GAAGTTTATTTACAAATGCTCCATCAAAAAAGAAGCATTTGAATGATATTTTTACGCAATTTTAG
- the LOC138134742 gene encoding methylmalonic aciduria and homocystinuria type D homolog, mitochondrial-like isoform X1: protein MSIRNLSVLGRLSHKKINNALWSTRHFSRKTKNTEEPYVTIKSKRTVKNETRLARLDPNFELLASTTGFPFILPGNVGMAWYDTNTTAQSPYDFVMEQLDENDFQPKTITDGDIICRIQSCPTVLRKDVYDLFPYRDLETSELSVVTISLKPNLKLLRKNNELETERMAQTFVITAKGVCDKLRNAGYWADFINPFSGRPYLYPTSGEKLYEADEKFRCLDFQIFDIQDCKIVSNEQDSSKRRFIGSLFTNAPSKKKHLNDIFTQF, encoded by the exons ATGTCAATCCGAAACTTGTCTGTCTTGGGAAGATTGtctcacaaaaaaattaacaatgcTCTTTGGTCAACCAGACATTTTTCcagaaaaactaaaaacacAGAAGAACCATACGTAACTATAAAATCAAAACGTACTGTCAAAA aTGAAACTAGATTGGCCCGTTTAGACCCGAATTTTGAACTTTTGGCGTCTACAACTggtttcccttttattttaccTGGTAATGTAGGGATGGCATGGTATGATACTAACACAACAGCACAATCACCATATGACTTTGTTATGGAACAATTAGATGAA AATGATTTTCAGCCTAAGACCATCACTGATGGGGATATAATATGCAGAATTCAGTCATGTCCAACTGTTTTACGTAAAGATGTCTATGATTTATTTCCTTATCGTGATCTTGAGACTTCAGAATTGTCAGTAGTAACAATTTcattaaaaccaaatttaaaattattgagaAAGAATAATGAACTTGAGACAGAGCGTATGGCTCAGACT tttgttaTCACTGCTAAAGGTGTGTGTGATAAATTGCGCAATGCAGGATATTGGGCTGATTTTATCAACCCTTTTTCTGGTAGGCCATATTTATATCCCACAAGTGGAGAGAAATTATATGAAGCAGATGAAAAATTTAGATGCTtagattttcaaatatttgacATACAGGATTgcaaaattgtttcaaatgAACAAGACTCTTCAAAAAGAAGATTTATAG GAAGTTTATTTACAAATGCTCCATCAAAAAAGAAGCATTTGAATGATATTTTTACGCAATTTTAG
- the LOC138134741 gene encoding alpha-tocopherol transfer protein-like: MPAQEFSENSKEDLEKIKEWLAKQPHLPQNIDDVLLLRFLHTLNYSLEQTKHLIDLFFTIRSQAPEIFGNRDPEDVATKENFKILDIVPLPIPTKENYKLFIYRLADPDPDKYNFVASLRTFFMIADTRMIFEKQFHNGEVPIFDMEGFSLRHLTKVTLPVLKKYMLYTQEAHPVKLKQIHILNIPPFLDRCLALLKPFMKSEVASMLHFHLPNSETLYDYISKDVLPVEYGGNVGKLSEMKNDWVQKVISKRDYFTDQSKWKVDESKRPPQNQNGKQLFGMQGSFRSLTID, encoded by the exons ATGCCTGCTCAAgaattttccgaaaattcCAAGGAAGatcttgaaaaaattaaagagtGGCTAGCGAAGCAACCGCATCTTCCCCAAAATATCG ATGACGTGTTACTTTTGAGATTTCTGCACACCTTAAATTATAGTTTAGAGCAAACTAAACATTTGATCGACTTATTTTTTACAATCCGATCTCAAGCACCGGAAATATTCGGAAACCGTGATCCTGAAGATGTCGCTacgaaagaaaatttcaaaattct TGATATAGTTCCACTGCCGATCCCAACAAAggagaattataaattatttatttaccgcTTGGCTGACCCTGACCCCGACAAGTATAATTTTGTTGCTTCTCTTCGAACGTTTTTTATGATTGCCGACACTCGAATGatatttgaaaaacaattCCACAATGGAGAAGTTCCTATTTTTGACATGGAGGGTTTTTCCCTGAGACACCTGACCAAAGTCACCTTGCCCGTCCTCAAAAAATACATGTTGTATACTCAA GAAGCTCATCCAGTCAAACTAAAACAAATTCACATTCTCAACATCCCACCTTTCTTGGACCGTTGTCTGGCTCTCTTAAAACCTTTCATGAAAAGTGAAGTCGCCTCAATG CTGCACTTTCACCTCCCCAATTCGGAAACACTATACGATTACATTTCCAAAGACGTTTTGCCCGTTGAGTACGGAGGAAATGTTGGAAAATTGTCAGAAATGAAAAACGATTGGGTGCAAAAAGTGATCAGCAAACGAGATTATTTCACAGATCAATCCAAGTGGAAAGTCGACGAGTCAAAACGACCTCCTCAGAATCAGAACGGAAAACAACTTTTTGGAATGCAAGGTTCCTTTAGATCGTTGACAatcgattaa